The following coding sequences lie in one Phalacrocorax carbo chromosome 3, bPhaCar2.1, whole genome shotgun sequence genomic window:
- the GCM1 gene encoding chorion-specific transcription factor GCMa translates to MLKSADDVVMEQEDSASRHREMTSWDINDLKLPQDVRQIDWFQEWPDSYVKHIYSSEDKNAQRHHSSWAMRNTNNHNSRILKKSCLGVVVCGNDCSTLDGRKIYLRPAICDKARQKQQRKCCPNCSGPLQLLSCRGHGGYPVTNFWRHEGQFIFFQSKGAHDHPRPETKLEAEARRSIQKAQTAFPPSSPRLKRIREIESLTGGMPTQEALPLLLSKPDAYMLPANSGGHLSKSSRELTLGSCSWGPPYPRAAGVDGGSGEAPTWSRSLHCAHRGSQRVLPVTKGGHDPFRPNADPLGDESHEETSPLAYSGSCHPLPPYPVPQGGPCPTESGAQHHRQLSAPLRESEGGGGEGGRCMGLNYCNDDMFFNLYPLR, encoded by the exons atgctgaaaagtgCAGATGATGTTGTTATGGAGCAGGAGGACTCTGCTTCCCGACATAGAGAAATGACAAGTTGGGATATCAATGACCTCAAACTTCCCCAG GATGTAAGACAGATAGACTGGTTTCAAGAATGGCCAGATTCCTATGTAAAACATATCTATAGCTCAGAGGATAAAAATGCTCAGAGGCACCACAGCAGCTGGGCAATGAGAAACACCAACAACCACAACTCTCGCATCTTAAAAAAGTCCTGCCTCGGGGTAGTGGTCTGTGGCAATGACTGCTCAACCTTGGATGGGAGGAAGATCTACCTAAGACCAGCCATATGTGATAAAGCTAGGCAAAAACAACAGC GGAAATGCTGTCCAAACTGCAGTGGACCCCTGCAACTCCTTTCCTGCCGAGGCCATGGTGGTTATCCAGTTACCAACTTCTGGAGGCATGAAGGCCAATTCATATTTTTTCAG TCCAAAGGAGCTCATGACCATCCACGTCCAGAAACAAAACTAGAAGCAGAAGCAAGAAGATCAATCCAAAAAGCACAGACAGCTTTTCCTCCATCTTCTCCAAGATTAAAAAGAATCCGGGAGATTGAG TCTCTGACAGGTGGAATGCCGACGCAGGAGGCTTTGCCTTTGCTTCTTTCCAAGCCAGATGCTTACATGCTACCTGCTAATTCTGGGGGACATTTAAGCAAAAGCTCCCGGGAGCTGACGCTgggcagctgctcttgggggCCGCCATACCCAAGGGCAGCTGGGGTGGACGGGGGCTCTGGAGAGGCACCAACCTGGAGCAGGAGCCTG CACTGCGCCCACCGCGGCTCCCAGCGTGTCCTGCCCGTGACAAAGGGTGGCCATGACCCCTTCAGGCCTAACGCTGATCCTTTGGGGGATGAATCCCATGAGGAGACATCCCCGCTGGCCTACAGCGGCAGCTGCCACCCCCTGCCGCCCTACCCTGTGCCTCAGGGAGGCCCCTGCCCCACGGAGAGCGGGGCACAACACCACCGCCAGCTCTCGGCGCCCCTGAGGGAAAGCGAAGGAGGCGGGGGTGAGGGAGGGCGCTGTATGGGTCTCAACTACTGCAACGATGATATGTTTTTTAACCTATACCCGTTACGGTGA